The following proteins are co-located in the Corynebacterium kalinowskii genome:
- the atpD gene encoding F0F1 ATP synthase subunit beta, translating to MTTALAEQNAQPGAYASGRVVRVIGPVVDVEFPRGELPALFNALTVEVTLEAVAKTITLEVAQHLGDNLVRAVSMAPTDGLVRGVEVKNTGRPISVPVGDIVKGHVFNALGDCLDDPQLTEGAERWGIHRDPPPFDQLEGKTEILETGIKVIDLLTPYVKGGKIGLFGGAGVGKTVLIQEMITRIAREFSGTSVFAGVGERTREGTDLFLEMEEMGVLQDTALVFGQMDEPPGVRMRVALSGLTMAEYFRDVQHQDVLLFIDNIFRFTQAGSEVSTLLGRMPSAVGYQPTLADEMGVLQERITSTKGKSITSLQAVYVPADDYTDPAPATTFAHLDATTELDRGIASKGIYPAVNPLTSTSRILEPGIVGERHYEIAQRVIRILQKNKELQDIIAILGMDELSEEDKITVARARRLERFLGQNFFVAEKFTGIPGSYVPLEHTIDAFERICNGEFDSYPEQAFNGLGGLDDVEAAYKKLTEK from the coding sequence ATGACTACAGCTCTTGCAGAGCAGAACGCACAGCCAGGCGCATACGCCTCTGGCCGTGTCGTGCGTGTCATCGGTCCGGTCGTCGACGTGGAATTCCCGCGTGGCGAGCTGCCGGCCCTGTTCAACGCACTGACTGTTGAGGTCACCCTCGAAGCAGTCGCAAAGACCATTACCCTCGAGGTTGCTCAGCACCTCGGCGACAACCTGGTTCGTGCCGTTTCCATGGCACCTACCGACGGCCTCGTTCGCGGCGTAGAGGTGAAGAACACCGGTCGTCCGATTTCCGTCCCAGTTGGCGACATCGTTAAGGGCCACGTGTTCAACGCACTCGGCGACTGCCTCGACGATCCACAGCTGACCGAAGGTGCAGAGCGTTGGGGTATCCACCGCGACCCACCTCCATTCGACCAGCTCGAAGGTAAGACCGAGATCCTCGAGACCGGCATTAAGGTCATCGACCTGCTGACCCCTTACGTTAAGGGCGGCAAGATCGGCCTGTTCGGTGGTGCAGGTGTGGGTAAGACCGTCCTGATTCAGGAAATGATTACCCGTATTGCACGTGAGTTCTCCGGTACCTCCGTCTTCGCAGGTGTTGGCGAGCGTACCCGTGAGGGCACCGACCTCTTCCTCGAAATGGAAGAGATGGGCGTTCTCCAGGACACCGCACTTGTGTTCGGCCAGATGGACGAGCCTCCTGGAGTCCGTATGCGCGTGGCTCTGTCCGGTCTGACCATGGCGGAGTACTTCCGCGATGTTCAGCACCAGGACGTGCTGCTCTTCATCGACAACATCTTCCGCTTCACCCAGGCTGGTTCTGAGGTTTCCACGCTGCTCGGCCGTATGCCTTCCGCAGTGGGTTACCAGCCAACCCTGGCTGACGAGATGGGTGTTCTCCAGGAGCGCATTACCTCCACCAAGGGCAAGTCGATTACGTCCCTGCAGGCCGTTTACGTCCCTGCCGACGACTACACCGACCCAGCTCCTGCAACCACCTTCGCCCACCTGGACGCCACCACGGAACTTGACCGTGGTATCGCTTCCAAGGGTATCTACCCTGCAGTGAACCCACTGACCTCTACCTCTCGTATCCTCGAGCCAGGTATTGTCGGTGAGCGTCACTACGAGATCGCGCAGCGCGTGATCCGTATTCTGCAGAAGAACAAGGAACTCCAGGACATCATCGCCATCCTTGGTATGGACGAGCTGTCTGAAGAGGACAAGATCACCGTGGCTCGCGCTCGTCGTCTCGAGCGCTTCCTGGGCCAGAACTTCTTCGTCGCAGAGAAGTTCACCGGTATCCCTGGTTCTTACGTGCCACTCGAGCACACCATTGACGCTTTCGAGCGTATCTGCAACGGTGAGTTCGACTCCTACCCAGAGCAGGCATTCAACGGCCTCGGCGGTCTCGACGACGTCGAAGCTGCCTACAAGAAGCTCACCGAGAAGTAA
- a CDS encoding F0F1 ATP synthase subunit gamma produces the protein MANLRELRDRIKSVKSTKKITKAQELIATSRITKAQGRVEASKPYADEIRKVTETLLAASTLDHPMLRERENGKRAAILVVSSDRGMAGGYNYNVFKKTRELRALLEEKGYEIVTYVTGNKGVGYYKFRGVEVAGAWTGFSQDPGYKDTHDVRRHLIDGFIAGSNGTAKYREGLNVAEGEEIQGFDQVHVVYTKFESMLTQTATAHQLLPIEPVIEDEELDFKEGILADPGEIHSDVEFEPDPDTLLAELLPKYVSRSLYALMLESAASESASRRNAMKSATDNATALVNDLSRVANQARQAQITQEITEIVGGAGALAESGESD, from the coding sequence ATGGCTAATCTTCGCGAACTTCGCGACCGCATTAAGTCGGTCAAGTCAACGAAGAAGATCACCAAGGCTCAGGAGCTGATCGCAACTTCGCGAATCACCAAGGCTCAAGGACGAGTTGAGGCATCCAAGCCGTATGCAGATGAAATCCGTAAAGTTACGGAGACTCTGCTTGCGGCGAGTACCCTCGACCACCCGATGCTGCGTGAACGTGAAAACGGCAAGCGTGCTGCCATCTTGGTGGTATCCAGTGACCGCGGCATGGCCGGCGGTTACAACTACAACGTCTTCAAGAAGACCCGTGAACTACGCGCTCTGCTTGAGGAAAAGGGTTACGAGATCGTAACCTACGTGACCGGCAACAAGGGTGTTGGTTACTACAAGTTCCGTGGTGTTGAGGTTGCTGGTGCTTGGACCGGCTTCTCTCAGGACCCGGGCTACAAGGACACGCACGACGTGCGTCGCCACCTGATCGACGGCTTCATCGCAGGATCTAACGGCACTGCAAAGTACCGTGAGGGTCTCAATGTCGCTGAAGGCGAAGAGATTCAGGGCTTCGACCAGGTTCACGTGGTGTACACCAAGTTTGAGTCAATGCTGACCCAGACTGCAACGGCTCACCAGCTGCTGCCAATCGAGCCTGTCATCGAAGATGAGGAGCTTGACTTCAAGGAAGGTATTCTCGCTGATCCTGGCGAGATTCACTCCGATGTCGAGTTCGAGCCAGACCCAGACACCCTGTTGGCAGAACTTCTGCCAAAGTATGTGTCTCGCAGCCTGTACGCATTGATGCTGGAATCTGCTGCATCTGAATCTGCATCGCGTCGAAACGCAATGAAGTCCGCAACCGACAACGCAACGGCGTTGGTTAACGACCTCTCCCGCGTGGCAAACCAGGCACGTCAGGCTCAAATTACCCAGGAAATCACAGAGATCGTCGGTGGCGCCGGTGCGCTCGCCGAAAGCGGAGAAAGTGACTAG